One stretch of Saccharopolyspora erythraea DNA includes these proteins:
- a CDS encoding YdcF family protein: protein MRDVSTSRAGRSGGPRLAVVLRRVVLGALLVALLVGGGTAFRVWQVARADERRPVDMVVVLGAAQYHGKPSDVLEARLKQALELYREGMTDHIVTVGGRQTGDKYTEAQAGKKWLVEEGVPADRITDVDVGSDTLGSVRAVAALAGQHGWSSALIVSDPWHSLRARTMANDFGLDTWASPTRSGPIVQTREIQFQYIFRETGALLYYRLTHAPAELTGDGLG, encoded by the coding sequence ATGCGCGATGTGAGTACTTCTCGAGCCGGTCGTTCCGGGGGCCCCCGGTTAGCCGTGGTCCTGCGGCGCGTGGTCCTCGGCGCGCTGCTGGTCGCCCTGCTGGTGGGTGGCGGCACCGCGTTCCGGGTGTGGCAGGTCGCCCGCGCCGACGAGCGCAGGCCGGTGGACATGGTGGTCGTGCTCGGCGCGGCCCAGTACCACGGCAAGCCCTCGGACGTGCTCGAGGCGAGGCTGAAGCAGGCGCTCGAGCTCTACCGCGAGGGCATGACCGACCACATCGTCACGGTCGGCGGCAGGCAGACCGGCGACAAGTACACCGAGGCGCAGGCCGGCAAGAAGTGGCTGGTCGAGGAGGGCGTACCGGCCGACCGGATAACCGACGTCGACGTCGGCAGCGACACCCTGGGAAGCGTGCGGGCCGTGGCGGCGCTGGCCGGTCAGCACGGCTGGAGCAGCGCGCTGATCGTCAGCGACCCGTGGCACTCGCTGCGCGCCAGGACGATGGCCAACGACTTCGGGCTGGATACCTGGGCTTCGCCGACGCGGTCCGGGCCGATCGTGCAGACCCGCGAGATCCAGTTCCAGTACATCTTCCGCGAGACCGGGGCGCTGCTGTACTACCGGCTCACCCACGCCCCGGCCGAGCTCACCGGCGACGGCCTGGGCTGA
- a CDS encoding deoxyguanosinetriphosphate triphosphohydrolase, with protein MSDRVGAELPGYREHDLRRLLPEQPKEAALPGSAREDRTPFSRDRARVLHSAALRRLAGKTQVMGPGEGDVPRTRLTHSLEVAQIGRGIAEALGADPDLVDTAGLAHDIGHPPFGHNGERALDDLSEHIGGFEGNAQTLRILVRLEPKLVADDGSGRGLNLTRACLDAATKYPWPKQPGNPKFGVYADDLEVFGWLRRGAPERRRCLEAQIMDWSDDVAYSVHDVEDGVHSQRISLRSLTRPDERAEIVRMAAKHFWRDGRSAGDALALLEDVAGGLVELPAVAGVLDYDGSLRSQVALKRLTSELVGRFASAAVSGTVAEHGAGVLTRYAADLVVPERVVGEVAVLKAVALRYVMSDPERLRMQERQRALLTELVEVLADRAPESLDPAMAAAWKRAADDAARLRVVVDQVASLTDAQAVHWHRSHTRSGTKPV; from the coding sequence ATGAGCGACCGAGTGGGCGCAGAACTGCCCGGCTACCGCGAACACGACCTTCGGCGCCTGCTCCCCGAGCAGCCGAAGGAAGCCGCGCTGCCCGGCTCGGCCCGCGAGGACCGCACCCCTTTCTCCCGCGACCGCGCCCGGGTCCTGCACTCCGCCGCGCTGCGGCGGCTGGCGGGCAAGACCCAGGTCATGGGGCCCGGCGAGGGCGACGTGCCGCGGACCCGGCTGACCCACTCCCTGGAGGTCGCACAGATCGGCCGCGGCATCGCCGAGGCGCTCGGCGCCGACCCGGACCTGGTCGACACCGCCGGGCTGGCCCACGACATCGGCCACCCGCCGTTCGGGCACAACGGCGAGCGCGCGCTCGACGACCTCTCCGAGCACATCGGCGGTTTCGAGGGCAACGCCCAGACCCTGCGCATCCTGGTCCGGCTCGAACCGAAGCTGGTCGCCGACGACGGCTCCGGGCGCGGTCTCAACCTGACGCGGGCGTGCCTGGACGCGGCCACCAAGTACCCGTGGCCCAAGCAGCCGGGCAACCCGAAGTTCGGCGTGTACGCCGACGACCTGGAAGTCTTCGGGTGGCTCCGCCGGGGTGCGCCGGAGCGCCGCCGGTGCCTGGAGGCCCAGATCATGGACTGGTCCGACGACGTCGCCTACTCCGTGCACGACGTGGAGGACGGCGTGCACTCGCAGCGCATCTCGCTGCGTTCGCTGACCAGGCCGGACGAGCGCGCAGAGATCGTGCGGATGGCGGCCAAGCACTTCTGGCGCGACGGCCGCTCGGCAGGTGACGCGCTGGCCCTGCTGGAGGACGTCGCCGGAGGGCTGGTCGAGCTGCCTGCCGTGGCCGGCGTGCTCGACTACGACGGCTCGCTGCGCTCGCAGGTCGCGCTGAAGCGCCTGACCAGCGAACTGGTCGGCCGCTTCGCCTCGGCGGCGGTGAGCGGCACCGTAGCCGAGCACGGCGCGGGCGTGCTCACCCGCTACGCCGCCGACCTGGTGGTGCCCGAGCGGGTGGTCGGCGAGGTCGCGGTGCTCAAGGCCGTCGCGCTGCGGTACGTGATGAGCGATCCGGAACGCCTGCGCATGCAGGAGCGCCAGCGGGCGCTGCTCACCGAGCTGGTCGAGGTGCTCGCGGACCGGGCGCCGGAGTCGCTGGACCCGGCGATGGCGGCGGCGTGGAAACGGGCGGCCGACGACGCCGCGCGGCTGCGGGTGGTGGTCGACCAGGTCGCCTCGCTGACCGACGCGCAGGCAGTGCACTGGCACCGCTCTCATACACGCAGCGGCACGAAACCGGTGTGA
- a CDS encoding TIGR03943 family putative permease subunit has translation MRRETQNLLLLLLGGALLKIALGGTYLRYVKPGLFPWLVAAGGVIVLLAVFAIVRDIRSGGAQHDEHDHDHGSRSPWMLLLPVFAIFLVAPPALGSDSVDRAGAVAPQKPRESLFEDLPAAPSPLLSLSEFVTRVVWDDSGALDGRSVRLQGFVVKKEGEPVRLARMRISCCAADAAPVRADLAGPAAGRTAALPSDTWIEVTGVLRPGSATEANGHVPTVDITDVRTIPAPADPYEY, from the coding sequence ATGCGGCGCGAGACCCAGAACCTGCTGTTGCTGCTGCTCGGCGGTGCGCTTCTGAAGATCGCCCTCGGCGGCACCTACCTGCGCTACGTCAAGCCCGGCCTGTTCCCGTGGCTGGTGGCGGCCGGCGGCGTGATCGTCCTGCTGGCGGTGTTCGCGATCGTGCGCGACATCCGCTCGGGCGGAGCCCAGCACGACGAGCACGACCACGACCACGGCTCGCGCAGCCCGTGGATGCTGCTCCTGCCCGTCTTCGCGATCTTCCTGGTCGCCCCGCCAGCGCTGGGCTCGGACTCGGTCGACCGCGCCGGGGCCGTCGCGCCGCAGAAGCCGCGCGAGTCGCTGTTCGAGGACCTGCCCGCGGCCCCGTCGCCGCTGCTGAGCCTCTCGGAGTTCGTCACGCGGGTGGTGTGGGACGACAGCGGCGCGCTCGACGGCCGATCAGTGCGCCTGCAGGGCTTCGTCGTGAAGAAGGAGGGTGAGCCGGTGCGGCTGGCCCGGATGCGGATCAGCTGCTGCGCGGCGGACGCGGCGCCGGTGCGGGCCGACCTCGCGGGACCGGCGGCCGGGCGGACCGCCGCGCTGCCGTCGGACACCTGGATCGAGGTGACCGGCGTGCTCCGGCCCGGCAGCGCCACAGAGGCCAACGGGCACGTGCCGACGGTCGACATCACCGACGTCCGGACCATCCCGGCCCCCGCCGACCCGTACGAGTACTGA
- a CDS encoding GNAT family N-acetyltransferase: MIVRSWRPGDARAVHRICVQTGDAGDPVHPILDDPDLVAYVFADPYLLLQPELAFVAESGGTVLGYVVAALHTEEFYARWQFEWAPRFAATHPASRRVDAGSADSQLRAFLHRPRLMVPPHLDRYPSHLHINLLPGARRRGAGKQLMHALFRQLARAGSPGVQLGVRVDNTRAQAFYRATGMSRLASDDRAEVRFGLPLNG; the protein is encoded by the coding sequence TTGATCGTCCGGAGCTGGCGACCGGGCGATGCCCGAGCAGTGCACCGGATCTGCGTCCAGACCGGCGACGCGGGCGATCCGGTGCACCCGATCCTGGACGACCCGGACCTGGTGGCCTACGTCTTCGCCGACCCGTACCTGCTGCTGCAGCCCGAGCTGGCGTTCGTGGCCGAGTCCGGCGGCACGGTGCTGGGCTACGTGGTCGCCGCGTTGCACACCGAGGAGTTCTACGCGCGGTGGCAGTTCGAGTGGGCGCCCAGGTTCGCCGCGACGCATCCGGCGAGCCGCCGGGTCGACGCCGGCAGCGCCGACAGCCAGCTGCGGGCGTTCCTGCACCGGCCACGGCTGATGGTGCCGCCGCACCTGGACCGCTACCCCTCCCACCTGCACATCAACCTGCTCCCCGGCGCCAGGAGGCGGGGAGCGGGCAAGCAGCTGATGCACGCGCTGTTCCGCCAGCTGGCCCGCGCGGGCTCGCCCGGCGTGCAGCTCGGGGTGCGGGTCGACAACACCAGGGCCCAGGCTTTCTACCGGGCGACCGGCATGAGCAGGCTCGCCTCCGACGACCGCGCGGAGGTCCGCTTCGGGCTACCACTGAACGGCTGA
- a CDS encoding permease, with protein MTTTARPPDRARPRRAITSLEVLCVLLVAAVVFQAPLASMLDVPAVRTGSTVFVAVCVQALPFLVLGVLISGLIAAFVPPGALRRMLPANTAAAVPVAGVAGLALPGCECASVPVARRLMQQGVAPAAALAFLLAAPAVNPIVLVSTAVAFPSEPRMVLARFLAAMLTACVMGWLWVRLGKAEWIAERALRRMESRHTTGSRWVVFAETARHDLVEAAGFLVLGGLTSAVFNVLVPAEWMRSLGGQLVLGVLVMAVLAVVLALCSEADAFVAASLSGLPLIPKLVFLVVGPAVDIKLIALQSGTFGRRFAARFAPATFVVAIGCSVAVGALLLGGA; from the coding sequence GTGACCACCACCGCCCGGCCACCGGACCGTGCGCGCCCGCGCCGCGCGATCACCTCCCTCGAAGTGCTCTGCGTGCTGCTCGTGGCCGCGGTGGTGTTCCAGGCACCGCTGGCCTCGATGCTGGACGTGCCCGCCGTGCGCACCGGTTCGACCGTGTTCGTCGCCGTCTGCGTGCAGGCGCTGCCGTTCCTGGTCCTCGGGGTGCTGATCAGCGGTCTCATCGCGGCGTTCGTCCCGCCGGGCGCGTTGCGGCGGATGCTGCCCGCCAACACCGCGGCGGCGGTGCCCGTCGCGGGTGTCGCCGGGCTCGCGCTGCCCGGCTGCGAGTGCGCTTCGGTGCCCGTCGCCCGCCGCCTGATGCAGCAGGGCGTCGCGCCCGCCGCGGCGCTGGCGTTCCTGCTGGCCGCACCGGCGGTGAACCCGATCGTGCTGGTCTCGACCGCGGTGGCCTTCCCCTCCGAGCCGCGGATGGTGCTCGCGCGCTTCCTCGCCGCGATGCTCACCGCCTGCGTGATGGGCTGGCTGTGGGTCCGCCTGGGCAAAGCCGAGTGGATCGCCGAGCGTGCCCTGCGCCGGATGGAGAGCCGCCACACCACGGGCAGCCGCTGGGTGGTGTTCGCCGAGACCGCCCGCCACGACCTCGTCGAGGCGGCCGGGTTCCTGGTGCTGGGCGGCCTGACCTCGGCGGTGTTCAACGTGCTGGTGCCCGCGGAGTGGATGCGCTCGCTGGGTGGTCAGCTGGTGCTGGGCGTGCTGGTGATGGCCGTGCTGGCGGTCGTGCTCGCGCTGTGCAGCGAGGCCGACGCCTTCGTCGCGGCGTCGCTGTCGGGCCTGCCGCTCATCCCGAAGCTCGTCTTCCTGGTCGTCGGCCCGGCGGTCGACATCAAGCTGATCGCCCTGCAGTCGGGCACCTTCGGCCGCCGGTTCGCGGCCCGGTTCGCCCCGGCGACGTTCGTGGTGGCGATCGGCTGCTCGGTGGCCGTCGGCGCGTTGCTCCTCGGAGGTGCCTGA
- a CDS encoding isoprenyl transferase yields the protein MLRRRGRGKDDPSVRPPDPHPSGARPPALPPELVPQHVAIVMDGNGRWANERGLPRIEGHKRGEAVVLELARGAIEIGVKWLSLYAFSTENWKRSPEEVRFLMGFNRDVIARRVDELDELGVRVRWAGRKPKLWRSVVKQLQDAEVRTRSNEVMNLTMCVNYGGRAEVGDAAREIARLAAAGRINPEKVDERTVAKYLYQPEMPDVDLFIRPSGEQRTSNFLLWQSAYAELVFQDTLFPDVDRTHLWRACEQYARRDRRFGGAIDRAAQEAGEGAGETPPTTETAQEGTR from the coding sequence ATGCTGCGACGCCGTGGCCGAGGCAAGGACGACCCGAGCGTGCGGCCGCCGGATCCGCACCCGTCGGGGGCGCGCCCGCCCGCGCTGCCGCCTGAGCTCGTGCCCCAGCACGTCGCCATCGTCATGGACGGCAACGGGCGCTGGGCCAACGAGCGCGGGCTGCCCCGGATCGAGGGCCACAAGCGCGGCGAGGCGGTGGTGCTGGAGCTGGCGCGCGGCGCGATCGAGATCGGCGTGAAGTGGCTCTCGCTCTACGCCTTCTCCACCGAGAACTGGAAGCGCAGCCCGGAGGAAGTGCGCTTCCTGATGGGCTTCAACCGCGACGTCATCGCCCGCCGCGTCGACGAGCTCGACGAGCTCGGCGTCCGGGTGCGCTGGGCGGGCCGCAAGCCCAAGCTGTGGCGCAGCGTGGTCAAGCAGCTGCAGGACGCCGAGGTGCGCACGCGGAGCAACGAGGTCATGAACCTGACCATGTGCGTGAACTACGGTGGACGCGCCGAGGTCGGTGACGCTGCCCGGGAGATCGCCAGGCTCGCCGCCGCAGGCAGGATCAACCCGGAGAAGGTGGACGAGCGGACGGTGGCCAAGTACCTGTACCAGCCGGAGATGCCCGACGTCGACCTGTTCATCCGGCCGTCGGGGGAGCAGCGCACGTCGAACTTCCTGCTCTGGCAGTCCGCCTACGCCGAGCTGGTCTTCCAGGACACGCTGTTCCCCGACGTCGACCGGACGCACCTGTGGCGCGCCTGCGAGCAGTACGCGCGGCGGGACCGGCGCTTCGGCGGCGCGATCGACCGCGCCGCGCAGGAGGCCGGTGAAGGGGCGGGGGAGACCCCGCCCACGACCGAGACCGCCCAGGAGGGCACCCGATGA
- a CDS encoding glycine--tRNA ligase, with amino-acid sequence MPADKIDTIVNLCKRRGFVYPSGEIYGGTRSAWDYGPLGVELKDNIKRQWWKAVVQGREDVVGLDSSVILPRPVWEASGHVGAFHDPLVECTSCHHRFRGDHLAEEYTERTGKELAEGDLSEVPCPNCGNRGQFTEPREFNMMLKTFLGPVESEEGLHYLRPETAQGIFVNFANVMTTARRKPPFGIGQIGKSFRNEITPGNFIFRTREFEQMEMEYFVEPGEDESWHQYWIDQRMGWYTDLGIDPENLRLYEHPKDKLSHYSKRTVDIEYRFGFGGGEWGELEGIANRTDFDLTTHSNHSGVDLSYFDQASKSRYRPYVIEPAAGVGRPMMAFLVDAYHEDQAPNAKGGVDERTVLKLDRRLAPVKVAVLPLSRNTELSPKARDLATGLRKHWNIEFDDAGAIGRRYRRHDEIGTPFCVTVDFDSLTDHAVTVRERDTMAQERVAMDKLEDYLAVRLLGC; translated from the coding sequence GTGCCCGCCGACAAGATCGACACGATCGTCAATCTCTGCAAGCGCCGTGGTTTCGTCTACCCGTCGGGGGAGATCTACGGCGGTACCCGGTCGGCTTGGGACTACGGCCCGCTCGGAGTCGAGCTGAAGGACAACATCAAGCGGCAGTGGTGGAAGGCCGTCGTGCAGGGCCGCGAGGACGTCGTCGGCCTGGACTCCTCGGTGATCCTGCCCCGCCCGGTCTGGGAGGCCTCCGGCCACGTCGGCGCCTTCCACGACCCGCTGGTCGAGTGCACCTCGTGCCACCACCGGTTCCGCGGCGACCACCTCGCCGAGGAGTACACCGAGCGCACCGGCAAGGAGCTCGCCGAGGGCGACCTCTCCGAGGTCCCGTGCCCGAACTGCGGCAACCGCGGCCAGTTCACCGAGCCGCGCGAGTTCAACATGATGCTCAAGACCTTCCTCGGCCCGGTGGAGAGCGAGGAGGGCCTGCACTACCTGCGGCCGGAGACCGCGCAGGGCATCTTCGTCAACTTCGCCAACGTGATGACCACCGCGCGCCGCAAGCCGCCGTTCGGTATCGGCCAGATCGGCAAGTCGTTCCGCAACGAGATCACCCCGGGCAACTTCATCTTCCGCACCCGCGAGTTCGAGCAGATGGAGATGGAGTACTTCGTCGAGCCGGGTGAGGACGAGTCCTGGCACCAGTACTGGATCGACCAGCGCATGGGCTGGTACACCGACCTCGGCATCGACCCGGAGAACCTGCGGCTCTACGAGCACCCGAAGGACAAGCTCTCGCACTACTCCAAGCGGACCGTCGACATCGAGTACCGGTTCGGCTTCGGCGGCGGTGAGTGGGGCGAGCTGGAGGGCATCGCCAACCGCACCGACTTCGACCTCACCACCCACTCCAACCACTCCGGTGTCGACCTGTCCTACTTCGACCAGGCCAGCAAGTCGCGGTACCGGCCCTACGTGATCGAGCCGGCGGCGGGTGTGGGCCGTCCGATGATGGCGTTCCTGGTCGACGCCTACCACGAGGACCAGGCCCCCAACGCCAAGGGCGGCGTGGACGAGCGGACGGTGCTCAAGCTCGACCGCAGGCTGGCGCCGGTCAAGGTGGCCGTGCTCCCGCTCTCGCGCAACACCGAGCTGTCGCCGAAGGCGCGCGACCTGGCCACCGGCCTGCGCAAGCACTGGAACATCGAGTTCGACGACGCCGGTGCGATCGGCCGCCGCTACCGCCGCCACGACGAGATCGGCACGCCGTTCTGCGTCACGGTCGACTTCGACTCGCTGACCGACCACGCCGTCACGGTCCGCGAGCGCGACACGATGGCCCAGGAGCGGGTGGCGATGGACAAGCTGGAGGACTACCTGGCCGTCCGGCTGCTCGGCTGCTGA
- a CDS encoding serpin family protein: protein MSEHLDFSLSLHKHLAPPPEQPFCWSPYSVASALGLVTAAVGGSTRDELAAALRIGPDDLGGLLDLLAGSAELGGTGRSGEEPVLAVANTLWAYDDLLVHESFLRELKGWPGSDVRTAPFRERPEAARQLINSDVEETTRGLIPELLPEGSVDPETVAALVNALYLRTSWQEAFDDKATAPRVFHAPQGDRDVPTMHVTRRFGYAAAGGWQAVTIPAAGGVDGVVLLPDEGLDQAEAGLDAATLESLLSSAEQQRVELLLPKFDVRGAAELQRPLGALGVRTVFTPGADFSPLTDRTLRVSTVVHRSVLRVDENGLEGAAATAAMMRLTAIVREEEPLRVEVDRPFLFLVRHRKTGAVYFLARVVDPA from the coding sequence ATGAGCGAGCACCTCGACTTCAGCCTCAGCCTGCACAAGCACCTCGCTCCGCCACCGGAGCAGCCGTTCTGCTGGTCCCCGTACTCGGTGGCCAGCGCGCTCGGCCTGGTGACCGCCGCCGTCGGCGGCAGCACCAGGGACGAGCTCGCGGCGGCGTTGCGGATCGGCCCCGACGACCTCGGTGGCCTGCTCGACCTGCTCGCCGGCTCGGCCGAGCTCGGCGGTACCGGGCGCTCCGGTGAGGAGCCGGTGCTCGCGGTGGCCAACACCCTCTGGGCCTACGACGACCTGCTGGTCCACGAGTCGTTCCTGCGCGAGCTGAAGGGCTGGCCGGGCAGCGACGTGCGCACCGCGCCGTTCAGGGAGCGGCCGGAGGCCGCGCGGCAGCTGATCAACTCCGACGTCGAGGAGACCACCCGGGGCCTGATCCCGGAGCTGCTCCCAGAGGGCAGCGTCGACCCGGAGACCGTCGCCGCGCTGGTCAACGCCCTCTACCTGCGGACGTCGTGGCAGGAGGCGTTCGACGACAAGGCGACCGCGCCGCGAGTGTTCCACGCGCCGCAGGGCGACCGGGACGTGCCGACGATGCACGTCACCCGGCGCTTCGGCTACGCCGCCGCAGGCGGCTGGCAGGCCGTGACGATCCCGGCGGCGGGCGGTGTCGACGGCGTCGTGCTGCTGCCCGACGAGGGGCTGGACCAGGCCGAGGCCGGGCTCGACGCCGCCACGCTGGAGTCCCTGCTGTCGTCGGCCGAGCAGCAGCGGGTGGAGCTGCTGCTGCCGAAGTTCGACGTGCGCGGTGCGGCGGAGCTGCAACGGCCGCTCGGCGCGCTGGGCGTGCGCACGGTGTTCACGCCGGGAGCGGACTTCTCGCCGCTGACCGACCGCACGCTGCGCGTCTCGACCGTCGTGCACCGGTCGGTGCTGCGCGTCGACGAGAACGGGCTGGAAGGTGCCGCCGCCACGGCGGCGATGATGCGGCTCACCGCGATCGTGCGCGAGGAGGAGCCGCTCCGCGTAGAGGTCGACCGGCCGTTCCTGTTCCTGGTGCGCCACCGCAAGACCGGCGCGGTCTACTTCCTGGCCCGCGTGGTCGACCCGGCCTGA
- a CDS encoding ArsR/SmtB family transcription factor yields MPAVTPDSVPQPAGPAAGTGHPDHAEEHVHSPERETRRPVPMRDQQTLVEAGELLRALAAPVRIAIVLQLRSGERCVHELVEALGVTQPLISQHLRVLKSAGVVHGERHGREVVYRLVDEHLAHIVVDAATHAEEISGRRPRPTATTRTIEPHRQETETA; encoded by the coding sequence ATGCCCGCTGTCACTCCGGACTCCGTCCCGCAGCCGGCCGGGCCGGCCGCCGGCACCGGGCATCCCGACCACGCCGAGGAGCACGTTCACTCGCCGGAGCGGGAGACGCGGCGCCCCGTGCCGATGCGGGACCAGCAGACCCTGGTGGAGGCCGGTGAGCTGCTGCGCGCGCTGGCCGCGCCGGTCCGCATCGCGATCGTGCTCCAGCTCCGCTCGGGCGAGCGCTGCGTGCACGAGCTCGTCGAGGCGCTCGGCGTCACCCAGCCGCTGATCAGCCAGCACCTGCGGGTGCTGAAGTCGGCGGGCGTCGTGCACGGCGAGCGGCACGGCAGGGAGGTCGTCTACCGGCTGGTCGACGAGCACCTGGCGCACATCGTGGTGGACGCGGCGACGCACGCCGAGGAGATCTCGGGCAGGCGGCCGCGTCCCACCGCGACGACCCGGACCATCGAACCGCACCGACAGGAGACGGAGACAGCGTGA
- a CDS encoding Fur family transcriptional regulator, producing the protein MTTGERSAAGVPGLRATRQRAAVAKLLSEVEDFRSAQELHEQLRRQGEGIGLTTVYRTLQTLADAGEIDVLRTDSGEAVYRRCSTDHHHHLVCRHCGRTVEVADPPVENWAERIAQEHGFSEVNHTVEIIGTCPECAAAR; encoded by the coding sequence GTGACCACCGGCGAGCGCTCCGCAGCCGGCGTACCGGGGCTGCGGGCCACCAGGCAACGAGCGGCGGTCGCCAAGCTGCTCAGCGAGGTCGAGGACTTCCGCTCGGCGCAGGAGCTGCACGAGCAGCTGCGGCGGCAGGGCGAGGGCATCGGGCTGACCACCGTCTACCGCACCCTGCAGACCCTGGCCGACGCGGGCGAGATCGACGTGCTGCGCACCGACTCCGGTGAGGCGGTCTACCGCCGCTGCTCCACCGATCATCACCACCACCTGGTGTGCAGGCACTGCGGGCGGACCGTCGAGGTCGCCGACCCGCCGGTGGAGAACTGGGCGGAGCGCATCGCCCAGGAGCACGGGTTCTCCGAGGTCAACCACACCGTGGAGATCATCGGCACCTGCCCGGAGTGCGCCGCCGCGCGCTGA
- the recO gene encoding DNA repair protein RecO, whose product MSLYRDSAVVLRVQKLGEADRIITLLTRRYGKVRAVAKGVRRTTSRFGARVEPFCHIDVQLYTGRTLDVITQVQTLDAFGAHIVDDYQRYTSACAVLETVDRLAAEEGEPVLRLYLLATGALRALAGRERDSSLVLDAFLLRAMSFAGWAPALDECARCNARGPHAAFNVAAGGAVCAECRPAGSVRPSAATLPLLEALLHGDWAVAEAATTPVRREGSGLIAAHLQWHMERQLRSLPLVERSEWKVPEIIRERAAELGATRDPVASPAGEDG is encoded by the coding sequence GTGAGCCTCTACCGGGATTCCGCGGTCGTGCTGCGGGTGCAGAAGCTGGGTGAGGCCGACCGGATCATCACGCTGCTGACCAGGCGCTACGGCAAGGTGCGTGCCGTCGCCAAGGGTGTGCGCCGGACGACCTCGCGCTTCGGTGCGCGCGTGGAGCCGTTCTGCCACATCGACGTGCAGCTCTACACCGGCCGCACCCTCGACGTCATCACCCAGGTGCAGACGCTGGACGCCTTCGGTGCGCACATCGTCGACGACTACCAGCGCTACACCTCGGCGTGCGCGGTGCTGGAGACCGTCGACCGGCTCGCCGCCGAGGAGGGCGAGCCCGTCCTGCGGCTCTACCTGCTGGCCACCGGCGCCCTGCGGGCGCTGGCGGGCCGGGAGCGGGACTCGTCGCTGGTGCTCGACGCCTTCCTGCTGCGGGCGATGTCCTTCGCGGGCTGGGCCCCGGCGCTGGACGAGTGCGCCCGCTGCAACGCGCGTGGCCCGCACGCCGCCTTCAACGTCGCCGCGGGCGGCGCGGTCTGCGCGGAGTGCAGGCCCGCCGGGTCGGTGCGCCCGTCGGCGGCGACGCTGCCGCTGCTGGAGGCGCTGCTGCACGGCGACTGGGCGGTGGCCGAGGCGGCCACCACGCCGGTGCGGCGGGAGGGCAGCGGCCTGATCGCCGCGCACCTGCAGTGGCACATGGAACGCCAGCTCCGCTCGCTGCCGCTGGTCGAGCGGTCGGAGTGGAAGGTGCCCGAGATCATCCGCGAGCGCGCCGCGGAGCTGGGAGCGACCCGGGACCCGGTGGCCTCGCCTGCCGGGGAGGACGGTTGA
- a CDS encoding sigma-70 family RNA polymerase sigma factor, translating to MLSDDTALATEFDRHRGRLVGIAYRLTGRVDDAEDAVQEAWLRLAAERSQIRELGAWLTTVVSRICLDRLRSAAVRREQYVGPWLPEPVVTELDSHDPQNIVVTRDDIRMAALRVLHELSPEQRLAFVLHDGFDVPFTEIAEIAGCAVATARQHASRARRALAAAEPAPRVPLPEQRRVLDNLLAALSSGDITEITRALHPQAALFGDSDGRASTARRPILGQEKIARFLAGLLAKYGETLYSGMRPVLVNGDLGLVFPALPERQGRVVTFACRDGLISEVFDIVNPDKLVRAPVRAPGLQAGSTTRARK from the coding sequence GTGCTCAGCGACGACACCGCCCTCGCGACCGAGTTCGACCGGCACCGCGGCCGGTTGGTCGGGATCGCCTACCGGCTCACCGGCCGGGTGGACGACGCCGAGGACGCCGTGCAGGAGGCGTGGTTGCGGCTGGCCGCGGAGCGCTCGCAGATCCGCGAGCTGGGCGCCTGGCTGACGACGGTGGTGAGCCGGATCTGCCTGGACCGCCTGCGGTCGGCGGCGGTGCGCCGCGAGCAGTACGTCGGGCCGTGGCTGCCCGAGCCGGTGGTCACCGAGCTCGACTCGCACGACCCGCAGAACATCGTCGTGACCAGGGACGACATCCGGATGGCGGCGTTGCGCGTGCTGCACGAGCTGTCTCCGGAGCAGCGGCTGGCGTTCGTGCTGCACGACGGATTCGACGTCCCGTTCACCGAGATCGCCGAGATCGCCGGGTGCGCGGTGGCCACCGCCCGCCAGCACGCGTCGCGGGCGCGGCGGGCGCTGGCCGCGGCCGAGCCTGCGCCCCGCGTGCCCTTGCCCGAGCAGCGGCGGGTGCTCGACAACCTCCTCGCCGCGCTCTCCTCGGGCGACATCACCGAGATCACCCGCGCGCTGCACCCGCAGGCTGCCCTGTTCGGGGACAGCGACGGCAGGGCCAGCACGGCCCGCAGGCCGATCCTCGGCCAGGAGAAGATCGCGCGTTTCCTCGCCGGGTTGCTCGCGAAGTACGGCGAGACCCTGTACTCGGGCATGCGCCCGGTGCTGGTCAACGGCGACCTGGGCCTGGTGTTCCCGGCCCTGCCCGAGCGGCAGGGCCGGGTCGTCACCTTCGCCTGCCGCGACGGCCTGATCAGCGAGGTGTTCGACATCGTCAACCCGGACAAGCTCGTCCGCGCTCCGGTCCGAGCCCCGGGACTTCAGGCCGGGTCGACCACGCGGGCCAGGAAGTAG